The Pseudomonadota bacterium genomic interval CAGTCGCCGGTGGCGGCCATGGCCTGGGCATAGTGCGGGTAGTGCACCAGGAAGATGCGGCGTCCGGCCAGTTCGAGTCCGGCATCCTGGCCGTAGTAGTGCGTGCGGTTGGCCGGCTGCGCGGCGATGCGGCCCATCATATAGAGGTCGCCGCTGTTGTTGCCGTGGATGACATGCACCGGGAGGGCGAACGGACGGAGCACCTCCAGCGTGCTGGGCGCGACCACGTCACCACAATGCAGCACGGCCTCGGCACCGGCGTCCGCCGCTGCGGCGACGGCAGCC includes:
- a CDS encoding metallophosphoesterase family protein, with the translated sequence AAVAAAADAGAEAVLHCGDVVAPSTLEVLRPFALPVHVIHGNNSGDLYMMGRIAAQPANRTHYYGQDAGLELAGRRIFLVHYPHYAQAMAATGDWDLVCCGHDHRADIRTVANLAGGRTWLVNPGTVGGIKAPATWVLGDLATLTFSLHDISLPAGRQQVAE